One stretch of Bordetella avium DNA includes these proteins:
- the dnaG gene encoding DNA primase: protein MIPESFIQDLLARVDVVDVVGRYVQLRKGGANLLGLCPFHNEKSPSFTVSPTKQFYHCFGCGAHGSAITFMMEHTGASFPEAVRSLAGSVGMTVPEEPRSPRQQAESVRRKAEVSRHTQVLDAAQAQYLQWLRSSPEAIAYLKQRGLTGAVAKTFGLGWSGTDRHGLAKVFDNYDDPTLVEAGLVIESEDGRRYDRFRERIMFPIRNARGSLIGFGGRIIGKGEPKYLNSPETPIFSKGHELYGLWEGRLAIRQAGVVIVVEGYMDVVGLAQLGIGNAVATLGTSTTPDHVKKLLRASDKVVFSFDGDSAGRRAAWRALQACLPVLRDDISIRFLFLPSEHDPDSYVREFGAEAFRGQMAQASALSRFLLDELASRHNLGEAEGRASCLHEAKPLLAEIPECGLKTQIEREMAKLVQLTPEEMAQALAQHAAQMQAQAAARQQVQSPSAALTPVAPAGDDPPPDWANQPLSDDEHDIYSVGAAGPSWQESDGLDWRGKSQDKPAWKGKGDWKGKGDWKGKKRRDETGGYEGRRVMPSLARRLLCLLLAHPELVDTMGDQQLEVIDHGPNLGLVRDLIVLAQTSGARHVGALMEAADPDSDLFVLLKGLRADMMAQEDLPEPQVEWDDALRRIEIDGLRAEMARLATEGLLTEEARRRYGELRQRLTVLSTSGLR from the coding sequence TTGATTCCTGAGTCGTTCATACAAGATTTGCTCGCCCGAGTCGACGTAGTCGACGTCGTCGGGCGCTATGTGCAGCTGCGCAAGGGCGGGGCCAATCTTCTTGGCCTGTGCCCCTTTCACAACGAAAAAAGCCCCTCTTTTACCGTCAGCCCAACTAAGCAGTTTTATCACTGTTTCGGTTGTGGAGCCCATGGCAGCGCCATCACTTTTATGATGGAGCACACGGGTGCAAGTTTCCCCGAGGCCGTGCGCTCGCTCGCCGGCTCGGTGGGAATGACGGTCCCCGAAGAGCCTCGCAGTCCTCGCCAGCAAGCCGAATCGGTGCGCCGCAAGGCCGAGGTGTCTCGCCATACCCAAGTGCTGGATGCTGCGCAGGCGCAGTATCTGCAATGGCTGCGTTCGTCCCCCGAGGCTATTGCCTACCTTAAACAGCGTGGCCTGACTGGTGCAGTGGCCAAGACCTTCGGCCTGGGTTGGTCTGGCACGGACCGGCATGGTTTGGCCAAGGTTTTCGATAATTACGATGACCCCACGCTGGTCGAGGCGGGTCTGGTTATCGAGTCTGAAGACGGCCGCCGCTACGACCGTTTCCGCGAACGCATCATGTTCCCCATCCGTAACGCGAGGGGCAGCCTGATCGGTTTTGGCGGACGCATTATTGGCAAGGGGGAGCCCAAATATCTGAACTCGCCCGAAACGCCAATTTTCAGCAAAGGCCATGAGCTTTACGGCCTTTGGGAAGGACGCTTGGCCATACGCCAGGCGGGTGTGGTCATCGTGGTCGAAGGCTATATGGACGTCGTCGGGCTGGCGCAATTGGGCATCGGCAATGCGGTGGCCACCTTAGGCACCTCAACCACGCCCGATCACGTCAAAAAACTCCTGCGCGCCAGCGACAAGGTGGTTTTTAGTTTTGATGGCGATAGTGCGGGGCGTCGGGCGGCATGGCGGGCTTTGCAGGCTTGCCTGCCCGTGTTGCGCGACGATATTTCCATTCGCTTCCTGTTTTTGCCGTCTGAGCACGATCCGGACTCTTATGTGCGTGAGTTCGGTGCTGAGGCTTTTCGAGGCCAGATGGCGCAGGCCAGCGCGCTGTCGCGCTTTCTGCTCGATGAGCTGGCCTCCCGGCATAACCTTGGCGAGGCCGAAGGCCGCGCCAGTTGTCTGCATGAGGCCAAGCCCCTTTTGGCCGAGATTCCCGAGTGCGGGCTCAAGACTCAGATTGAACGTGAGATGGCCAAGCTGGTCCAGCTCACACCTGAAGAAATGGCGCAGGCCTTGGCCCAGCACGCTGCCCAGATGCAGGCGCAGGCCGCTGCCCGTCAGCAAGTGCAGTCGCCGTCCGCGGCCCTCACGCCTGTGGCGCCGGCGGGGGATGATCCTCCACCGGATTGGGCGAATCAGCCGCTTTCCGATGACGAACACGATATTTATTCGGTGGGCGCGGCAGGCCCTTCTTGGCAGGAATCCGACGGCCTGGATTGGCGTGGCAAGTCTCAAGACAAGCCGGCTTGGAAGGGCAAGGGTGACTGGAAAGGCAAAGGCGACTGGAAGGGCAAAAAACGTCGTGACGAAACCGGCGGCTACGAAGGTCGACGTGTCATGCCATCGCTGGCCCGTCGCCTGCTTTGTTTGCTGCTCGCCCACCCGGAGTTGGTCGACACCATGGGCGACCAACAACTTGAAGTCATTGACCATGGCCCCAATCTAGGGTTGGTGCGGGACTTGATCGTGTTGGCGCAAACGAGTGGCGCTCGTCATGTCGGTGCTCTCATGGAGGCGGCAGATCCAGACTCGGATCTCTTTGTGCTGCTCAAGGGTTTACGGGCGGATATGATGGCGCAGGAAGATCTTCCTGAGCCCCAGGTCGAGTGGGACGACGCTTTGCGCCGCATCGAAATTGACGGCTTGCGCGCCGAAATGGCCCGATTAGCTACCGAGGGCCTGCTTACAGAGGAGGCGCGCCGGCGTTACGGCGAACTCCGGCAGCGTTTGACGGTCTTAAGTACATCCGGTTTGCGTTGA
- the rpsU gene encoding 30S ribosomal protein S21: MPIVRLKENEPFEAALRRFKRTIEKTGLLTELRSREFYEKPTAERKRKHAAAVKRHYKRIRSQQLPPRMY, from the coding sequence ATGCCTATCGTTCGACTGAAGGAAAACGAACCGTTTGAAGCCGCTCTGCGTCGCTTCAAGCGCACCATCGAAAAAACCGGTTTGCTCACCGAACTGCGTTCGCGCGAGTTCTACGAGAAGCCCACGGCAGAGCGCAAGCGCAAGCACGCCGCCGCGGTGAAGCGCCACTACAAGCGGATTCGTAGCCAGCAACTGCCTCCGCGCATGTATTGA
- a CDS encoding phosphoribosyltransferase produces MSSPNNDDSHVWVTWDDYNRLIEKLALQVYQSGWEFDQILCLARGGVRVGDVMSRIYDVPLGILATSSYREAAGTKQGELDIAQFITITRGTLSGRVLLVDDMVDTGMTFNRVFNHLKEQFPAITELRSAVLWWKGHSQVTPDYFVDKLPTNPWIHQPFEDYDSLRPHQLEAWIRKGSR; encoded by the coding sequence ATGAGCTCGCCAAACAACGACGACAGCCACGTATGGGTGACTTGGGACGACTACAACCGATTAATCGAGAAGCTGGCCCTGCAGGTATACCAATCGGGTTGGGAGTTCGACCAGATTCTGTGCCTGGCGCGTGGTGGTGTCCGTGTCGGCGATGTCATGTCCCGTATTTATGATGTGCCGCTGGGCATTCTGGCCACCAGCAGCTATCGCGAGGCCGCAGGCACCAAGCAGGGTGAACTGGATATTGCGCAGTTCATTACGATTACTCGGGGTACCTTATCCGGTCGAGTGTTGTTGGTAGACGACATGGTCGATACCGGCATGACCTTCAACAGGGTCTTTAATCACCTTAAAGAACAGTTCCCCGCCATTACCGAGCTGCGCAGCGCGGTGCTCTGGTGGAAGGGGCATTCTCAGGTAACGCCCGACTATTTCGTCGACAAGCTGCCGACCAATCCCTGGATACATCAGCCCTTCGAAGATTACGACAGCCTGCGGCCGCATCAGCTCGAGGCTTGGATTCGGAAAGGTTCACGCTAG